Proteins found in one Blastocatellia bacterium genomic segment:
- a CDS encoding MaoC/PaaZ C-terminal domain-containing protein: MGKYFEDFTVGEEAVTAGRTITETDIVNFAGITGDWNEIHTNKELAERGPFKQRIAHGALIFSIATGLSVRMGQTADTIIAFYGLDRLRFVKPTFIGDTVRVRQKVEGKSERDERSGIVTMLNEVVNQRDEVVVSYTAKVLLKRRA, encoded by the coding sequence ATGGGCAAATACTTCGAGGATTTCACGGTCGGCGAAGAGGCCGTGACCGCTGGCCGCACGATCACCGAAACCGACATCGTCAACTTTGCCGGCATCACCGGCGACTGGAACGAGATTCACACCAACAAAGAACTGGCCGAGCGTGGCCCGTTCAAACAACGCATCGCTCACGGCGCGCTGATCTTTTCTATCGCCACCGGCCTGTCTGTGCGCATGGGCCAGACCGCCGACACGATCATTGCTTTCTATGGGCTTGACCGCCTGCGCTTCGTCAAGCCGACCTTCATCGGCGACACGGTGCGCGTCCGCCAGAAAGTCGAAGGCAAATCCGAGCGCGACGAGCGCAGCGGCATCGTCACCATGCTCAACGAAGTCGTCAACCAGCGCGACGAGGTAGTGGTCAGCTACACGGCCAAGGTGCTGCTCAAGCGCCGCGCCTGA
- the tal gene encoding transaldolase, producing the protein MSANPLEQLSQLGQSVWYDNIERKLITSGELRRLIDEDDLRGVTSNPAIFEKAISGSDLYEDQLRELVAENAGPIDIYEALAIRDIQSAADELLRVYEKTGALDGYVSLECSPLLAHDTQATIEEARRLWQLVGRKNVMIKIPGTEAGIPAIEQCIYEGININITLLFSLASYEATMGAYIRGLERRLDEGKPVSGIASVASFFVSRIDTATDKRLQEAIKVAASASDQQALKSLMGRIAIANAKMAYQDFKRIFHGERFDKLKAAGAQVQRPLWASTSTKNPAYSDVYYVESLIGPETVDTIPPATLAAFRDHGVARVTIEDNLDEERARLAELQSFGISLAEVTDEVLRDAVRLFVEPFEKLLKSIEAKRDEISSRKSQSESAD; encoded by the coding sequence TCAGCTCGGCCAGTCCGTCTGGTACGACAACATCGAGCGTAAGCTCATCACTTCGGGCGAGCTGCGCCGTCTGATTGACGAAGACGATTTGCGCGGCGTCACCTCGAACCCGGCCATCTTCGAGAAGGCCATCAGCGGCTCGGACCTCTATGAAGATCAGTTGCGCGAGCTGGTGGCCGAAAACGCCGGCCCCATAGATATCTACGAGGCGCTCGCCATCCGCGACATTCAATCAGCCGCCGACGAGCTGTTGCGGGTCTACGAAAAGACGGGTGCCCTGGACGGTTACGTCAGCCTTGAATGCTCGCCGCTGCTGGCCCACGACACGCAGGCGACGATTGAAGAAGCCCGCCGGCTGTGGCAGCTCGTCGGTCGCAAGAACGTGATGATTAAGATTCCCGGCACCGAAGCCGGCATACCGGCCATCGAGCAGTGCATCTACGAGGGCATCAATATCAACATCACGCTGTTGTTCTCGCTCGCGAGCTACGAGGCGACCATGGGCGCCTACATTCGCGGCCTCGAACGCCGGCTCGATGAAGGCAAGCCGGTCAGCGGCATCGCTTCGGTCGCCAGCTTCTTCGTCAGCCGCATCGACACCGCCACGGACAAGCGCTTGCAGGAAGCGATCAAGGTGGCCGCCAGCGCCAGCGACCAGCAGGCGCTTAAATCGCTAATGGGGCGCATTGCCATCGCCAACGCCAAGATGGCTTATCAGGATTTCAAGCGCATCTTTCACGGCGAGCGGTTCGACAAATTGAAAGCCGCCGGCGCGCAGGTGCAGCGCCCGCTGTGGGCCTCGACCTCGACGAAGAACCCGGCCTACAGTGATGTGTATTACGTCGAATCCTTGATCGGCCCCGAAACGGTTGACACGATACCGCCGGCGACGCTCGCCGCCTTCCGCGACCACGGCGTTGCCAGGGTGACTATCGAAGACAATCTGGACGAGGAGCGGGCGCGGCTCGCCGAGCTGCAAAGCTTCGGCATCAGCCTCGCGGAAGTCACCGACGAAGTCTTGCGCGACGCCGTCCGCCTGTTCGTCGAGCCATTCGAGAAGCTGCTGAAATCCATCGAAGCCAAGCGCGACGAGATCAGCAGCCGCAAGTCGCAATCCGAATCGGCAGACTGA
- a CDS encoding DUF2889 domain-containing protein gives MDWLDPASFEIRGQLDDNVHSLRARFVVGFPDFSIREATGELTRMPYPGICTGSVVALAGFVGERIGRGFRKRAGEITGGAASCNHLHTLVTNMAACAFQMNYLVAKQRPEAEAALRQVADDPARKRQMVLRWMPQLRNSCYTFSEATDALFQIKSSDE, from the coding sequence ATGGACTGGCTCGATCCGGCGAGCTTCGAGATTCGCGGCCAGCTCGACGACAACGTGCATTCGCTGCGGGCGCGTTTCGTCGTCGGCTTCCCTGACTTCTCGATCCGCGAAGCGACGGGCGAGCTGACCCGCATGCCCTATCCGGGCATCTGCACCGGCTCGGTCGTGGCGCTCGCAGGCTTCGTCGGCGAGCGGATCGGGCGCGGCTTTCGCAAGCGCGCCGGAGAAATCACCGGCGGCGCGGCGAGCTGCAACCACCTGCACACGCTGGTGACCAACATGGCGGCCTGCGCCTTCCAGATGAATTACCTCGTCGCCAAGCAGCGGCCCGAAGCCGAAGCGGCGCTGCGCCAGGTCGCAGACGACCCGGCCCGCAAACGCCAGATGGTCTTGCGCTGGATGCCGCAGCTCCGCAACTCATGCTATACATTCAGCGAAGCAACCGACGCCCTGTTTCAAATAAAAAGCAGTGATGAGTAA